A window of the Cynocephalus volans isolate mCynVol1 chromosome 10, mCynVol1.pri, whole genome shotgun sequence genome harbors these coding sequences:
- the C10H19orf67 gene encoding UPF0575 protein C19orf67 homolog, with amino-acid sequence MATEQWFVGPLPLGPGETPPPEDLESGTQPCGDPSWSTPPSRPGDPPEPEPEDAQGQLPEAPACTPSPKPLAPSPAPAPPRLSLDTMFSPITEQLCYLLKKADDFQSYLLYSREQVHKEQLAKVMPTFLRMCEPYFLYLEAAARSVPPIFGALQELVRKRLLEISQQLTLRLEQLVLMYASFGFVDLEETDPQSISCFFCGRFSIGPSHEVSIFRYFAPAAYNASRFPRCLYKKMRWNLETTPEPSSQGQDSHVDYYFLCYRDTWEDTGKSPANSCPQIQKLWSIGRWVPLGPAEDDLYSWILCPQPPGDYQQLLTIGFEEPSHMLATDLLVQILTSQAGPARPPSAAGPAAWAAQGS; translated from the exons ATGGCTACAGAGCAGTGGTTCGTAGGGCCGCTACCCCTGGGCCCTGGAGAAACACCACCTCCGGAAGACTTGGAATCAGGCACACAGCCCTGCGGAGACCCCTCATGGTCGACCCCCCCTAGCAGGCCTGGGGACCCACCGGAGCCAGAGCCGGAGGATGCCCAGGGACAGCTGCCAGAGGCCCCTGCTTGCACACCTTCCCCTAAGCCTCTGGCCCCCAGCCCTGCGCCAGCCCCTCCTCGCCTATCCCTGGACACCATGTTCAGCCCCATCACTGAACAGCTTTGCTACCTGCTCAAGAAGGCTGATGATTTCCAGAGCTACTTGCTTTACAG CAGAGAGCAAGTACACAAGGAACAGCTGGCAAAGGTCATGCCCACCTTCTTACGGATGTGTGAGCCCTACTTCCTGTACTTGGAAGCAGCTGCCAGGAGTGTGCCCCCCATCTTTGGAGCCCTGCAGGAGCTGGTCCGAAAAAGG CTGTTGGAGATCTCTCAACAGCTGACCCTGCGCCTGGAGCAGCTGGTCCTCATGTATGCCTCCTTTGGGTTTGTGGACCTAGAGGAGACTGACCCCCAGAG CATTTCCTGTTTCTTCTGTGGGAGGTTCTCCATCGGCCCTTCCCACGAGGTGTCCATCTTCAGATACTTTGCCCCAGCAGCCTACAATGCCAGCCGCTTCCCCCGATGCCTCTATAAGAAGATGCGTTGGAACCTGGAAACCACCCCAGAGCCCAGCAGCCAGGGGCAAGATTCCCACGTGGATTA CTACTTCCTATGCTATCGAGATACATGGGAAGACACAGGCAAGAGTCCAGCCAATTCGTGCCCCCAGATCCAGAAGCTGTGGTCCATCGGCCGATGGGTGCCCCTAGGACCAGCCGAGGATGACCTTTATTCATG GATTTTGTGCCCGCAGCCGCCTGGGGACTACCAGCAGCTGCTGACCATCGGCTTCGAGGAGCCGTCGCATATGCTGGCCACCGACCTGCTGGTGCAGATCCTCACAAGCCAGGCaggcccggcccggcccccgAGCGCGGCGGGGCCCGCGGCTTGGGCCGCGCAGGGGTCTTGA
- the MISP3 gene encoding uncharacterized protein MISP3: METPIEREIRRSCEREESLRRSRGLSPGRAGRELVELRVRPVLSLPGPGLPRALERARAGAQMQRDIEREAHRQAALARPAALEPRAQPPPPPLGELKRFFEAAGGSGSPAAAEGGAGPQRLPEPGGRLRSAAQGRYPVPARAPPPVVPSLLEQEVREVREREQELQRQRRSVYGTAEFKEPAPSLTASRGDGKLAVIWPPRRKASENGLEKEARKP; this comes from the exons ATGGAGACGCCCATCGAGCGCGAAATCCGTCGCAGCTGCGAACGCGAGGAGAGCCTGCGCCGGAGCCGAGGCCTGAGCCCGGGCCGCGCGGGCCGCGAACTCGTCGAGCTGCGCGTGCGGCCGGTGCTCAGCCTGCCCGGCCCCGGGCTCCCGCGTGCCTTGGAACGCGCGCGGGCGGGCGCGCAGATGCAGAGAGACATCGAGCGCGAGGCCCACCGGCAGGCGGCGCTGGCGCGCCCCGCGGCCCTGGAGCCGCGCgcccagccgccgccgccgccgctgggCGAGCTCAAGCGCTTCTTCGAGGCCGCCGGGGGTAGCGGCTCCCCTGCGGCGGCGGAGGGCGGCGCAGGCCCGCAGCGATTGCCGGAGCCCGGAGGCCGGCTGCGCTCGGCCGCTCAGGGCCGGTACCCGGTGCCGGCCCGCGCCCCGCCGCCTGTCGTGCCGTCGCTGCTGGAGCAGGAGGTGCGAGAGGTGCGCGAACGCGAGCAGGAGCTGCAGCGCCAGCGGCGCAGCGTCTACGGCACCGCCGAGTTCAAGGAGCCCGCGCCGAGCCTCACGG CGAGCAGGGGCGACGGAAAGTTGGCGGTGATCTGGCCCCCCCGAAGAAAGGCCTCGGAGAACGGCCTGGAGAAG GAGGCGCGCAAACCTTGA
- the SAMD1 gene encoding sterile alpha motif domain-containing protein 1: protein MAGPPALPPPETAAAATTAAAASSSTASPHYQEWILDTIDSLRSRKARPDLERICRMVRRRHGPEPERTRAELEKLIQQRAVLRVSYKGSISYRNAARVQPPRRGATPPAPPRAPRGGPAAAAAPPPTPAPPPPPAPVAAAAPARAPRAAAAAATAPPSPGPAQPGPRAQRAAPLAAPPPAPAAPPAVAPPTGPRRAPPPAVAAREPPLPPPPQPPAPPQQQQPPPQPQPPPEGGAARAGGPARPVSLREVVRYLGGSGGAGGRLTRGRVQGLLEEEAAARGRLERTRLGALALPRGDRPGRAPPAASARASRSKRGGEERVLEKEEDDDDDEDEDDEDDVSEGSEVPESDRPAGAQHHQLNGERGPQSAKERVKEWTPCGPHQGQDEGRAPAPGSGTRQVFSMAAMNKEGGSASVATGPDSPSPVPLPPGKPALPGADGTPFGCPPGRKEKPADPVEWTVMDVVEYFTEAGFPEQATAFQEQEIDGKSLLLMQRTDVLTGLSIRLGPALKIYEHHIKVLQQGHFEDDDPDGFLG from the exons ATGGCGGGGCCCCCGGCCCTACCCCCGCCGGAGACGGCGGCGGCCGCCACCACGGCGGCCGCCGCCTCGTCGTCCACCGCTTCTCCGCACTACCAAGAGTGGATCCTGGACACCATCGACTCGCTGCGCTCGCGCAAGGCGCGGCCGGACCTGGAGCGCATCTGCCGGATGGTGCGGCGGCGGCACGGCCCGGAGCCGGAGCGCACGCGCGCCGAGCTCGAGAAACTGATCCAGCAGCGCGCGGTGCTCCGGGTCAGCTACAAGGGGAGCATCTCGTACCGCAACGCGGCGCGCGTCCAGCCGCCCCGGCGCGGAGCCACCCCGCCGGCCCCGCCGCGCGCCCCCCGCGGGggcccggccgccgccgccgcgccgccgccCACGCCCGCCCCGCCGCCACCGCCCGCGcccgtcgccgccgccgccccggCCCGGGCGCCCCgtgcggccgccgccgccgccacagCGCCCCCCTCGCCCGGCCCCGCGCAGCCGGGCCCCCGCGCGCAGCGGGCCGCGCCCCTGGCCGCGCCGCCTCCCGCGCCCGCCGCTCCCCCGGCGGTGGCGCCCCCGACCGGCCCGCGCCGCGCCCCCCCGCCCGCCGTCGCCGCCCGGGAGCCGCCGCTGCCGCCACCGCCACAGCCGCCGGCGCcgccacagcagcagcagccgccgccgcagccacAGCCGCCGCCGGAGGGGGGCGCGGCGCGGGCCGGCGGCCCGGCGCGGCCCGTGAGCCTGCGGGAAGTCGTGCGCTACCTCGGGGGCAGCGGCGGCGCCGGCGGCCGCCTGACCCGTGGCCGCGTGCAGGGTCTGCTAGAGGAGGAGGCGGCAGCGCGGGGCCGCCTGGAGCGCACCCGCCTCGGAGCACTAGCGCTGCCCCGCGGGGACAGGCCCGGACGGGCGCCGCCGGCCGCCAGCGCCCGCGCGTCGCGGAGCAAG AGAGGTGGAGAAGAGCGAGTGCTAGAGAAAGAGGAAGACGACGACGACGACGAAGACGAAGATGATGAAGACGATGTGTCAGAGGGCTCAGAAGTGCCTGAAAGTGACCGTCCTGCAGGTGCCCAGCACCACCAGCTTAATGGAGAGCGGGGCCCTCAGAGTGCCAAGGAAAGGGTCAAGGAGTGGACGCCCTGTGGACCCCACCAGGGCCAGGATGAAGGGCGGGCACCAGCACCAGGCAGTGGCACCCGCCAGGTGTTCTCCATGGCAGCCATGAATAAGGAAGGGGGATCAG CCTCTGTTGCTACTGGGCCAGACTCCCCATCCCCCGTGCCTTTGCCCCCAGGAAAACCAGCCCTACCTGGAGCCGACGGGACCCCCTTTGGCTGTCC TCCTGGGCGCAAGGAGAAGCCAGCTGACCCTGTGGAGTGGACCGTGATGGACGTGGTGGAGTACTTCACCGAGGCGGGCTTTCCCGAACAGGCAACAGCTTTTCAAGAGCAG GAAATCGATGGCAAGTCTTTGCTGCTCATGCAGCGCACAGATGTGCTGACTGGTCTGTCCATCCGCCTTGGCCCAGCCCTAAAAATCTACGAGCACCACATCAAGGTGCTTCAGCAAGGCCACTTTGAAGACGATGACCCCGATGGCTTTCTAGGCTGA